The nucleotide sequence GTCTGCGCGGACTTGGAGCCGCGGAGAAGCGACCCGAACCCTCCCTTACCTCCGTTAATGCGTAAGAGGAggtccgcgtcgatggagGGAGCGTCGCTGAGCGAccggagcgcgcggtcgtcgtcgccgtcgccgagcaccaaTCCGCCGACCCGAATCAATTGCTCGGACGCGGGCACGCCCTCGGAGGACTCCAGCGCGCGCCTGAGGTGGCGCAGGGTCAACGCATcctcgtgcgacgcgtcatcgcgcTCAAAGTTGAGGCATCGCGTGCGCCCGTCGAGGGTGCGGACGAACACCTGGGTGAGAGGCGCCATGCTGAATGGGCCAACGAACCCTAGGAATTTCGTTCGAGGCACCACGCGTGCCACGCAGCACGGCCGAGAACGGAGCCTGGCCGCAGAATATTTTCACGATTGAGGCAGATCACGACGCGCACAGGCACGGCAcgatgggcggcgaggattcgcggcgtcgcgcggaggcggccacGTTTGCATGGTCCACGCTCCAAAAGACCGTGCGCGAGTACCCTGCCATCGGCGTTCTcctcgcggtggccgcgCCGCTGCTCGGAGCGGCCGGCATCTTCCTCCTCCCCTTCGCGCTGCCGCTCGCCATCGGGTTGTTCGTGTGGTCGAAGCAGCGCGGAGCGCAGgccgaggcgaccgcgggaTCGCGCTCCGACGCACCAAAGGCGGTACCCAAACCGCGGACCGTGGTGACGATCGAAAAGGCCgccccggcggtggcgacgccgccggcggtggcgtcgacgtcgtcaagatcggcgacgtcatcggggggctcggcgccgacgaccgccgcgccgctcacgggcagcgcggcgctcatggcGAGGATGCGCAAGTCCGGGGCCGTCACGGGCgagaagcgcgccgcggatcccgcgtcgatcgccgccgaggccgcggccaaggccgAGGCAgcggccgcgaaggaggtcaaggcgaAGGCTTCGAACGGTTCCGACCCGTCCATGTCGACTTCGTTCCGCGAGGACCAAAACTCCAGGCTCTTCTTCCTgtacggcggcgaggcgtccACGCAGATCGCCAGggacctcgcggagaaggccgccgccaggGGCCTCTCCCCGAGGCTCGTCGCCATGGACGACTTCAAGCGGTGCGACCTCGACAAGGTcccggccgtcgccgtctttgTCGTCGAGACGATTGAAAACGCGcagccggcggaggcggctggGACGTGCCTCAGGTTTTACAACCGTCAGCGCAAGAAGGGCGAGGCCGGGTCGCTCGCCGGTAAGCTCAGGTACGCCGTGCTGGGTTTGGGGGACACGAACCTGCTCCTGGACCGGCAGACCACCACGGCGAAGGACTGCAACCAGGCGGCGCAGACGCTGGACTCGGCTCTCAACTTTCTCGGAGCGGAGCGGGTGTGCCAGCGTggcgaggcgaacgacgcggtggggCTGGAAGAGGCGGTGGAGCCGTGGACCGAACAGTTATGGGCGCCGCTGTCCGAGgccgtggacgccgtcggtgcctcgtcgtcgccgccttcgtcctCGGCTGCGCCCGAGGTTAAGTTTTTGTTCGGGTCGCAGACTGGAAACGCGGCTGAGATTTGCAAGGAGATGGCCGCCGAGGCCCCGGCCAAAGGTTTCCCAAACGTTCACTGCAACGCCATGAACGAAGTTGACGTCAAGGACGTGCTCaagcccggcgccgtcgtcgtttaCGTGGTGAGCTCGAcgggtgacggcgacgcgcccgacaACTGCGACTCGTTCTTCACGAAACTCAAACGCGTGGCGAAGAAAGAGGCGGGCGTctgcggcgccggcgtgcaGTACGCGGTGCTGGGTTTGGGCGACCAGAACTACAGCGCGTTCATGGCCGTGCCCAGGTCGTTCACGGCCGCCATGGAGAAGGCTGGGGCGAAGGCGTTCTACccgcgcggggaggcggATGAGACGTTGGGACTGTACGAGTACTGCGAGAAATGGCAGGATGGACTGTGGGAGCCGCTGCGGACTGCGTCGGAGCgagcccccgcgctcgcgaaggaccCGACGGGCGGTGTCGCGAAGGACTCGACGGGCGGTGTCGCGAAGGACCCGACGGGCGGTGTagcgcccgccgctcccgctcccgtTCCCGCTCCCGTTCCCGCTGCCGCGGCCGatgcggcggaggctgacctcgtcggcgtccccgccctGCCCGCGTGtcgcgcgacggtgacgtggCGGACGGACGCCCCGACCCTCGCCCGGTACCCCTGGGGCACGGACTCGTCCTCCCCaccctcgggcgcggaccACTTCACGCACGAGGAGCCTTACCTCGCGAAGGTTGCCAAGTCCGAGCTCATGACCGACCCAAAATCCGACCGAAGGGTGCTTCACGTCGAGTTTgacacgcgcggcgcgaggggtcTCGACTTTGAACCCGGCGATTCGCTGGGCGTGCTCCCCCAGAACGACcccgcgctggtggacgcgctcgccgcgaggctcggccTCGACCCAAACGCCGTGTTCGAGCTGGGCTGGGCGGAAGGTCAGGCGCCGTCGGGcccgacctcggcgccgcctctGCGGCACATCCGGTGCCCCGCCtcggtcggcgccgcgctgacccACGCGGTtgacgtcaccgcgccgccgcgtaagTCCCTCCTCagggtcctcgccgaggcgtgcaccgacgccggtgagcgccgcgacttGCTGACGCTGTGCTCCcggggcggccgcgacgagtACAAGGTTCGGTGCGGCGACGAATGCCCCACGCTTCTCGACCTTCTCGAGTCGCATccgtcgtgcgcgcccgGCTGGGCCGAGCTCCTGGACGCGCTCCAGCCCCTCCAGCCGAGGATGTACAGCatcacctccgcgccggaAGCGCACGGGGGcgtgcccgcggtggcgttctCGGTCGTCGAGTTCTCCACGCCCCTCGGCGCGATCcgtcggggcgtcgcgaccAACTGGTTGGATCGACGAGCGTCGGACCAAACCTTCCGGGTTCCGCTCTACGTCAAGAAATCCACGCACTTCGCACCCCCGACCGACGTGTCCCACCCGGTGATCATGATCGGCCCCGgcacgggcgtcgcgcccttccGCGGGTTCCTGGAGCGCAGACGAgcgatgatcgccgcggccgacgccgcctcgccgccgcccggccccGCGTGGCTCTTTTTcggttgccgccgccgcgacgaggattACCTCtaccgcggcgacctcgaatcattcgccgccgacgggactCTCACCGAACTCGTCACCGCGTTCTCACGCgagtcctcgacgacgaagacgtaCGTGCAGCACAGGAtagcggagcgcgcggcggaggttgcggCCATcgtggcggcgccggaggctAGGGTCTACgtgtgcggcgacggcgcgaacaTGGCCAAGGATGTGCACGgggcgctcgtggacgcgttgGCCGTCCACGTGGACGGGATGGACGAGAAACGTGCGAGCGAGATGCTCATGGCCATGACCAAGGAGGGGAGGTACGTCCGCGACATCTGGTCGTGAGGAGACGCGGGTACGACGATTCGTTTACTCGAAGCGGGGGCGCGTTCACAAAACGACTCAAACGGTTATATAACTCATCGTCGAACTCGTCATCACACGAAGGTCTGGTGGACGCACACGatgccgtccgcggcggtcttgTCGTGGAACAGCGCCTccacctgcgccgcgtccggcccGTTCGGAAacttggcgtcgtcgtacACGATGACGACGGCTTCGTCCCGCTGTTTGAGGTAGTTTTTCTCTCCCCACGCCGTGTAggtgccggcgccgagggcgatcCACGCGTGGGGGGGATACCCCGCCGCTCGAAccagctcgccgacgtcgtcccacTTGTCCTCGTTCCGCTGGTTGTTGATGCGGTCCACGATCCACGCCAGGAGGGGCTCGTGGAACATCGTGTAGTTGCGAGCCGGCGCGTCCTGGGAATACTTCTCGACAACCCCGTCCCTCATCACGTAGGAGACCATCACGAGGCGGTCCACCAGCGTgcccggcgcgaacgagtCGACGTCGATGACCCTGCTGGAGATCCCCTTGGACTCCGCGCCCCAGTTTTTCTTTTCGCTGAGCTTGTCCGAGCCCTCAAGCGCGCGGATGGAGCAAtcgttgaacgcggcgactTTCCTGGGTACGAGGCCGGTGACGAGCCTCTTGCCGTCGGAACCGGGCTCCGCGTACTGAAcgtcgacgaagacggcCATCTCGGGTTCGACCTGGACCTTGCTGGCGCCCGCATCGCGTGGGTACTCCACGATGTTCGTCGTCACCGGGAAGGTGTGGATCTTGTCCAATATCTTGCCCtggcccgcggcgtcggagtgCGAATCGGGCGGATCGGGGCAGTAAAAGGCGAAGATGTTTGCCGGCGTTTTCCCGCTGTCCTGCGTCATCCCCGCCTGGGCCATGTGCCCGGCGACGttccccgcgacgcccagCCCGAAGCACCCCTCCCCACCCCAACCGGGGTGAAAGTTAGCGGcggcctccatcgcggcgatggcggcgaaaCCCTGGCAAAACTCGGCGAAGTCCACCTGTCCGTCGCCATCCTGGTCGAGGGCATTCGCCAAATCGTCTCTGGCGGACTCGCGGCCGAAGGACTTGCACTCGGCCAGGAGCTCATCGCGATCGAccttgccgtcgtcgttggtGTCGATCGAGCTGAATATGGCCCACTCGCGTGGATGAGATTCCTTCGTATACGCGGTCATCGTGCGCGGGCTCCGTCGTTTGTCGACGATTCAACAAAACAACGTTTTTTTCCACGTCAGACTGCTGTGGTGCTCAAGTGACTGGCCGCTGGCAACTGGCCCGCGCGTTTGCGTCTCTCGGGACCTCAGGGGGcgcccgagggcgcggccCACAGGGTGACCGCGCGACGAgaccggcgcgcgtcgccaggCATGTCCACAGAGGTCAACGCCAAGGGCTACGGCGGCACAGATTCGTCTCCAGCGGTGAGCGTCGCGTCTCCcacaccccgcgcgccgtccttctcgcccgccgcccgagtgAAACacccgtcccccgcggcaTCTCCAAACGAGTTTTCTCCCGACGACTGACGGTCCGAACCACGCGTCCGAAACTcccgcgccgttcccgcAGCTCGAACCCCTGCTCAAGAGCGATGcgaaggagggcgtcgagcccgtcggcgcgggctccgACGGCAGCGGCCCGCCCAAGGACGACCCGGGCGATGTCATCTTCGGCCTGAAGCTCGGCTTCGACGGGGTGttcgcggtcctcgcgctgctcacCGTCGTGCTCATCAGCGCGTCGTGCTACTTCGAGGAGTGGATGTACAAGAGGCTCCCGAACTTCAACTACTTCTGGACGGTGGCGTGCGCGGAGCTGGCGGTGTTCAcggtcgcctccgtcgcgggcgcggtggccacgGGCACGATCGCGCAGCCCCGCAGGGCTCCGTTCCTCAAGTACCTGCTCCAAGCGACGGTGATGGCGGtgtacgcggcgatcgccaaGATCGCGTACAAGTACCTCAACTACGCCACGGGCACCGTCCTGAGGTCCACGAAGCTGGTGTTCGTCATGGCCATCAGCGTGGCGTGGCTGGGACGCAGGTACTCTGCGTGGGAttacgccgcggcgattgGGATgatcgtctccgtcgcgtgcttcgggctcggcgaggcgcacgcggacAAGGGCCAGGATCACACCTGGGGGTACGTCCTCTCCGTGCTGGGTCTCGGTCTGGCGGCGTTGCAGACGAACATGGCGGACAACGCGATGAGGGACCACGGCGCCACGTCGTTGGAGAACATGCTCTACGTCAACGGACTCGGGTTTTGGATCGTGTTggtgttcgcggcggtggtggacggCGAAGCGGCGATCGACTACATGCTGCACACGGAGAACGCCCTGACGCTGCTCATCGCGAGGTCGCTGACGTTCtacctcggcgcgttcgcgttcaCCGAGCTCACCAGGCACAGCGGCGCCACGCCCGCCACGTCGGTGGccacggcgaggaaggcgctTACGGTGATGCTGAGCTTCGTCGCGTTCCCGGACGACAAGCCGTTCAGCGGGTGGTTCCTGGCGGGTATCCTgacgttcatcgccgccatcgggcTCGAGCTGAAGAGCAGGATAGAGAAGAAACGGCGGtgaggcggcgggtggacTCCCTCGCCTCTCGTTTTTTGGGACGGACGATTAAATTAGAATAGCAACACCAATTACGATGTACCATCAAACGCACATTTAGTCAGGGACTAAAAAATATAACGTCCACTCCGGGGGCGTTACACCGCGGAATTTCTCGGAACAGGCATTTCGGGGGGGGGCCGCGGTTTTCGTTTGTAACACCACGAGACGGGCGCATGGCATCGGGCACTTCGACGCGCACCgaggacgaccgcgccggcgtcgaccccggcTGCAGGATTCGTTCGGATCCTTCGAAACGCACGATGATGCTCTCATCGAGGCAcacgcgcctcgcgctcgcgctcctcgcgatgctcatcgcggcgctggcccatcccgccgcggcgcagtcgGTTGCGAAGATCCCGACCCGccacgtcgagggcggcgacgcggtcgccgcgctggcccTGCCGCGCCGGCCGATCGCGCCCCTCGTCAACGACCCCACGATCGTTGACCAAGATGCCATTCCCGTCGCGGCATCAACCGCGACGGACggtcccgcgccgagggcagCCATGGGCGAGGCGCAGGAGACGCCCGCGCTCCATCCGATGAGGCCGATGCggcccgcggacgcgacgacgaccgccgcgggtgaggccgcgccggcgctcacGCCCATCAGGCCCGCGGTCGTGGACCCCACGCCCGCGCAGACCGAACGTGTCGCGGCGAAGCCGGACCCGTCCCAGCTCCACCCGATGCGCCCCCTCCGACCCATGcgacccgtcgcgacgacctcATCGGATGTGGCGAACGTCGGGTTGGACGAGTCCCGGGTTTCCAAGGTTGACGCGGTgcaagccgtcgccgccgcggaggtggcgctcgagaaggccgaggaggcgacggacggcgTTAAACGCGATCCGGAGGCGCAGGGCCTTCTCCACGAGGCCGAACGGGTCCTGGCGAAGGCCGAGATGGAGGCTGAGATGGAGGATGGAGACGTGCAGGCGGACATGGGCGGTCGGGAGATTGGGAAGGATGGCgaaggcgcgggcgggtcgggggcggggatGGAGAATAACAGGGAGTACGACCGGTGGTAcagcacgacgccgccgtgggtgcttgcgacgtgcgcgggcgtcggcgcggggctcgtGCTCATAGTGTTCCAGACGGTGTGCCAGGGAGTGAACCGGGGGTGCGAGGGGGCGCCGGAGGTGCGGTCCCTCGTGAGCGACGACTAcgccaagccgccgccgccgtccaagTACGGAGCCGCCGGCACAACCCCGGTGTGATTTAGCCGTCTTAAACGACTGAAGTCTTACACGATCACGATGACACGATGACGAAGGTATCCTCGAACTGATGACTCGCGTTCTTCCGTCACAGCGCCTTGCTGCTGCTACCCGTGAACCGCCTGACGTTGAGGTACTGGATGCTGTCCACGTAGTTTTGCGCGTTGtggtccatcgcgccgacgacgctccTCAACCCCGCGTCGAACCACGACCGTTCCCCAGTTCCTCCGCCCGACCCACCCCCGGACCCACCCTCGGTCGCGCTCCGTCCCCAATCGAACGACGCTCCGTCCCTCGAGAGCTCCTCGCAcagcgcgtcggggtcccCCCTGTgcaccgtcaccgcggtTCCCGCCTCCGGGGCCCACCGCATCCAGTACAAGgtaccggcggcgtcgtacaGAAACCGTCCCCTGGACAGCATACCCCGGCCGAAGAGCCACTCCCTGGCGCTCATcagcgacgccaccgtctcgttcgcggcggccccCGCGTAgagcgggtccgccgcgagccacATCCTCGGCACCGGGTCGTTGGAGAGGACAAACGCGCGAACGGAATCCGGTTCGAAACCCGCCATGCGAAGCGCGTCATCCCTAGGGGCGTCATCCCTAGCCTCATCCGTTGAgctcggggtggacgcgccgagaccctcccccgcgtccgccccgaacgcggtgacgccgcccGTGGCGTTTCCCATCCCAACCCCGCGCATGAGCTCGCCGACCCAgtcgccgccatccgccgcggcgcgagcgactgATTCGGacaggtccgcgccgcgccgcttgCGCATCTCCCACCCGTCGGACGCCAGCACGGGCGGGGAGCCGAAGGTCCAGCacgggtccatcgcgcgcgggtccaccCCGAGCCTCAGCTTGGACCACGCCATCAGCAGCATCGCCATCGACCCGCCGAGCGAGTGACCGGCGAAGCACAGCTGTGCCCCGTTGGGCGTCGACGTGATCCACGGCGACACGTCCGGCCAGAACTCGTCCGCCATCTCCTTGACCCCGGTGTGGACCACCACGGGGGGCGCGCCTTTCCCCTCGTGCAGGGGGCTTGGCCACGCCTTGCCGATCTGGGTGGAGAGCCGAACGCGGTCCACCTTCTCGTTGttccacgcggcgccgcgaacgatcACCCAGCGATGGGTggtcgcctcgcccgcgcgcttgTCGCAGACGTACCACCTCGTGCAGTTCGTCTCCCCTTCCGCCATCAGCGTGAAcccctcgcgacggacccACGGCTCGATGTCGCCCACCTTGTACACGTGCGACGCCAGCctcaccgcgacggacgcgccctTGAGCTCATCGTCGGTGATCTgatccgccgacgacgagttcgagtttgatcgcgcggcggaggcggacgctgcggcgaagcgcggggAGACGAGACGACGGTTCGAGAGGCGGACGGACGCcaacgtcgacgtcgcgatgccgtgtgcccgcgcggcggcggccagggccGGCCAcatgcgcgccgtcgagtgGCCGACGTCTCTATCGACCTGCTTTTGACTGCGCGCGTGTTTGCGGGGCGGCATATTCCGAGGATCGTCATAGCTTTGGCGCCCCCCCCCTTTCGAGGGCCGGGGCACCATGGGGTCGCCCGGCTGGAAgcccaccgcgggcgagctGCGGGCCCGGGAGAGCGGCACGCGACGTCCCCTCTCGTTCCGCGCGTCCGTGTCGCGGCGGcagtgcgacgccgcggcgctcagcgGCGACAAGACCATCGCGCACCGATGGAGCGGGGGCGTCAACTGCctggagctcgacgagaccGAGCGACGGTACCTCCTCGCGGgcaccgtggacgcggtcgtcgccgtgtaCGACACGGAGCAGCCCACGAAGACGGACCGAACCACGGGCCACGCCACGCACGAGCCCCTCATACGCGTCGCCAAGGGAtccgccgagggtgccgagggagGAG is from Micromonas commoda chromosome 12, complete sequence and encodes:
- a CDS encoding Drug/Metabolite transporter superfamily (UDP-galactose), with protein sequence MSTEVNAKGYGGTDSSPALEPLLKSDAKEGVEPVGAGSDGSGPPKDDPGDVIFGLKLGFDGVFAVLALLTVVLISASCYFEEWMYKRLPNFNYFWTVACAELAVFTVASVAGAVATGTIAQPRRAPFLKYLLQATVMAVYAAIAKIAYKYLNYATGTVLRSTKLVFVMAISVAWLGRRYSAWDYAAAIGMIVSVACFGLGEAHADKGQDHTWGYVLSVLGLGLAALQTNMADNAMRDHGATSLENMLYVNGLGFWIVLVFAAVVDGEAAIDYMLHTENALTLLIARSLTFYLGAFAFTELTRHSGATPATSVATARKALTVMLSFVAFPDDKPFSGWFLAGILTFIAAIGLELKSRIEKKRR
- a CDS encoding predicted protein; the protein is MMLSSRHTRLALALLAMLIAALAHPAAAQSVAKIPTRHVEGGDAVAALALPRRPIAPLVNDPTIVDQDAIPVAASTATDGPAPRAAMGEAQETPALHPMRPMRPADATTTAAGEAAPALTPIRPAVVDPTPAQTERVAAKPDPSQLHPMRPLRPMRPVATTSSDVANVGLDESRVSKVDAVQAVAAAEVALEKAEEATDGVKRDPEAQGLLHEAERVLAKAEMEAEMEDGDVQADMGGREIGKDGEGAGGSGAGMENNREYDRWYSTTPPWVLATCAGVGAGLVLIVFQTVCQGVNRGCEGAPEVRSLVSDDYAKPPPPSKYGAAGTTPV
- a CDS encoding predicted protein codes for the protein VKFLFGSQTGNAAEICKEMAAEAPAKGFPNVHCNAMNEVDVKDVLKPGAVVVYVVSSTGDGDAPDNCDSFFTKLKRVAKKEAGVCGAGVQYAVLGLGDQNYSAFMAVPRSFTAAMEKAGAKAFYPRGEADETLGLYEYCEKWQDGLWEPLRTASERAPALAKDPTGGVAKDSTGGVAKDPTGGVAPAAPAPVPAPVPAAAADAAEADLVGPYLAKVAKSELMTDPKSDRRVLHVEFDTRGARGLDFEPGDSLGVLPQNDPALVDALAARLGLDPNAVFELGWAEGQAPSGPTSAPPLRHIRCPASVGAALTHAVDVTAPPRKSLLRVLAEACTDAGERRDLLTLCSRGGRDEYKVRCGDECPTLLDLLESHPSCAPGWAELLDALQPLQPRMYSITSAPEAHGGVPAVAFSVVEFSTPLGAIRRGVATNWLDRRASDQTFRVPLYVKKSTHFAPPTDVSHPVIMIGPGTGVAPFRGFLERRRAMIAAADAASPPPGPAWLFFGCRRRDEDYLYRGDLESFAADGTLTELVTAFSRESSTTKTYVQHRIAERAAEVAAIVAAPEARVYVCGDGANMAKDVHGALVDALAVHVDGMDEKRASEMLMAMTKEGRYVRDIW
- a CDS encoding predicted protein, with amino-acid sequence MPPRKHARSQKQVDRDVGHSTARMWPALAAAARAHGIATSTLASVRLSNRRLVSPRFAAASASAARSNSNSSSADQITDDELKGASVAVRLASHVYKVGDIEPWVRREGFTLMAEGETNCTRWYVCDKRAGEATTHRWVIVRGAAWNNEKVDRVRLSTQIGKAWPSPLHEGKGAPPVVVHTGVKEMADEFWPDVSPWITSTPNGAQLCFAGHSLGGSMAMLLMAWSKLRLGVDPRAMDPCWTFGSPPVLASDGWEMRKRRGADLSESVARAAADGGDWVGELMRGVGMGNATGGVTAFGADAGEGLGASTPSSTDEARDDAPRDDALRMAGFEPDSVRAFVLSNDPVPRMWLAADPLYAGAAANETVASLMSAREWLFGRGMLSRGRFLYDAAGTLYWMRWAPEAGTAVTVHRGDPDALCEELSRDGASFDWGRSATEGGSGGGSGGGTGERSWFDAGLRSVVGAMDHNAQNYVDSIQYLNVRRFTGSSSKAL
- a CDS encoding predicted protein — its product is MEAAANFHPGWGGEGCFGLGVAGNVAGHMAQAGMTQDSGKTPANIFAFYCPDPPDSHSDAAGQGKILDKIHTFPVTTNIVEYPRDAGASKVQVEPEMAVFVDVQYAEPGSDGKRLVTGLVPRKVAAFNDCSIRALEGSDKLSEKKNWGAESKGISSRVIDVDSFAPGTLVDRLVMVSYVMRDGVVEKYSQDAPARNYTMFHEPLLAWIVDRINNQRNEDKWDDVGELVRAAGYPPHAWIALGAGTYTAWGEKNYLKQRDEAVVIVYDDAKFPNGPDAAQVEALFHDKTAADGIVCVHQTFV